In the Solibacillus sp. FSL K6-1523 genome, one interval contains:
- the addB gene encoding helicase-exonuclease AddAB subunit AddB — MKDEVGNVSLRVISGRAGTGKTAFIHQEIVEDLKGNPLGPQIFIIVPDQMTFSTEYQLTNNYGLEGIMRAQVMTFKRLAWFILQKEGGIAKERIDGTGYRMLIRRILEEHKEEFLLFRQAAGKRGFTKEVEQILKEFSQYNINVETIEPLIDSLKENGASKILLHKMHDLQIILQQLNDRIGMDYVDGDGYFPLLIERMPKMESLRETHVYLDGFVSFTGQEFAVLKQLLLYTQRVTVVLPFEDAQLDQLEGAVFYRAAMSYEKLQHELKKVLFEQNIEIEEEQRIHLEMNYRSTNSDLHHIEQNFQAPTFTPIHAQNHVQIIEGANPRAEVQAIAQEIKRLVVEEGKRYKDIGIMYRQADVYDAILATTFKQYEIPLFSNEKRSMLYHPLIEFSRSVLEIITTNWKYEPIFRSVKTDLFFAQNAKIAEMRDKVDVLENFVIAKGIVHDRWFNEEVWHYRRFKSLEKINSIQTEDEREIENRLKEARDIIREPVFALQQKLKQAKMGREIIVALYEFMDQLDVYKKLVKMQEKEEQANELHQSFEHEQAWNGWVHILEQFDLMFGNKEMTVEDAAQILDEGFETLEFSSVPPTLDEVTVSTLEFARFDNMQAIFIIGVNDGVYPMRMDAGGLLSDDERATFEKSDFELAPGIKSRLLQESFLFYRAISSPTDNLFITFSSADEESKGKLSSLYINHLHKLFEVETADGEKQKTLPHKRVVIDPLEDINPKQILNYLRHPSPAVGFLMTQLKKAQQEQKPLQAEWSALQAFYERQPKWQEVLAFVTKPLSTVNEAEPLTEEMATKLYGEDFLASVSRIEKFYSCPYSHFASYGLKLQERAEFKLETFAMGDLFHEAIRKILSDNERPIPLNNYRACYEQADETVTNLVNYFSYSILKSSHRFEYIKTKLVKIVARTLFALINQSELSKFKAIAHEKPFGKRDEKNAEKDDENPLQPLEIELENNRKMYVRGQIDRIDAYKDAENLYLRVIDYKSSGRKLDFTEVYNGISMQLLTYLDVALRNVPILAKESKFVSDLSELENIIVQAAGMFYLHVHNPLIQTEDYTELEKIEGLRQEKFKLSGYMLKDVEVAQLMDTSLEPSKTSIIVPAAFKKDENLEFNGRSSKVIEPKNMENLQQFVHHKLQHAGNEIYRGNTEIKPYSLSNHTACTFCSYKSVCQFDQAEAGNRFNELKKQSEQEVFENIEKVVCVHDDSN; from the coding sequence ATGAAAGATGAGGTGGGAAATGTGTCATTACGTGTCATATCTGGAAGAGCGGGAACAGGGAAAACAGCATTCATCCATCAAGAAATTGTAGAAGATTTGAAGGGAAATCCACTTGGTCCACAAATTTTTATTATCGTTCCTGACCAAATGACCTTCTCTACGGAATATCAATTAACGAATAATTATGGGCTTGAAGGTATTATGCGTGCCCAAGTCATGACGTTCAAACGATTAGCTTGGTTTATTTTGCAAAAAGAAGGAGGCATTGCAAAAGAGCGAATTGATGGGACAGGCTACCGCATGTTAATTCGCCGTATTTTAGAAGAGCATAAGGAAGAATTTTTATTATTCCGCCAAGCAGCAGGTAAACGAGGTTTTACAAAAGAAGTCGAGCAAATTTTAAAAGAGTTTAGCCAATACAATATTAATGTAGAAACGATTGAGCCTCTAATAGATTCATTAAAAGAAAATGGAGCAAGCAAAATTCTTCTTCATAAAATGCATGATTTACAAATTATTTTACAGCAATTAAATGACCGAATTGGTATGGATTATGTGGATGGCGATGGTTATTTCCCGCTATTAATCGAGCGGATGCCAAAGATGGAAAGTTTACGTGAAACACATGTGTATTTAGATGGATTCGTATCGTTTACAGGGCAAGAATTTGCGGTACTAAAGCAACTTTTACTTTATACGCAGCGAGTGACGGTTGTTTTACCATTTGAAGATGCTCAGCTTGATCAATTAGAGGGGGCTGTATTTTACCGTGCCGCGATGTCTTATGAAAAGCTGCAACATGAACTGAAAAAAGTACTATTTGAACAAAATATTGAAATCGAAGAAGAACAGCGGATTCATCTTGAAATGAATTATCGTTCGACAAATTCAGACTTGCATCATATTGAACAAAATTTCCAAGCGCCTACTTTCACACCAATTCATGCACAAAATCATGTGCAAATTATTGAAGGGGCGAATCCTCGTGCAGAAGTGCAAGCAATTGCCCAGGAAATAAAACGATTAGTTGTCGAAGAAGGCAAGCGGTATAAGGATATTGGGATTATGTATCGCCAAGCAGATGTATATGATGCGATACTTGCGACAACGTTCAAACAATATGAAATACCGCTATTTTCAAATGAAAAGCGTTCAATGCTGTATCATCCTTTAATTGAATTTAGCCGTTCTGTTTTAGAAATTATTACAACGAATTGGAAATATGAACCGATTTTCCGTAGTGTCAAAACGGATTTGTTTTTCGCTCAAAATGCAAAAATTGCTGAAATGAGAGATAAAGTAGATGTGTTGGAAAACTTCGTCATTGCGAAGGGAATTGTTCATGATCGTTGGTTTAATGAAGAAGTTTGGCATTATCGCCGCTTTAAATCACTCGAAAAAATTAATTCCATCCAAACAGAAGATGAACGCGAAATTGAAAACCGTTTAAAAGAAGCGCGAGATATTATTCGGGAACCTGTCTTTGCATTGCAACAAAAATTAAAGCAAGCGAAAATGGGGCGTGAAATTATTGTTGCGCTTTATGAGTTTATGGATCAGCTTGATGTGTATAAAAAGCTTGTCAAAATGCAAGAAAAAGAAGAACAAGCAAATGAATTGCACCAATCTTTTGAGCATGAGCAGGCATGGAATGGTTGGGTCCATATTTTAGAGCAGTTTGACTTAATGTTTGGGAATAAAGAAATGACTGTCGAGGATGCCGCGCAAATTTTAGATGAAGGGTTTGAAACGCTTGAATTTTCAAGTGTGCCGCCAACTTTAGATGAAGTAACCGTTTCGACGCTTGAATTTGCTCGTTTCGATAATATGCAGGCGATTTTCATCATCGGTGTGAATGATGGTGTATACCCAATGCGTATGGATGCTGGGGGTCTTCTATCAGATGACGAGCGCGCAACGTTTGAAAAGTCGGATTTTGAGCTAGCACCGGGAATAAAAAGTCGATTGCTGCAAGAAAGTTTTTTATTTTACCGAGCTATTTCATCGCCAACGGATAACTTATTTATTACCTTTTCAAGTGCGGATGAGGAAAGTAAGGGCAAGCTATCTTCATTGTATATAAACCATTTGCATAAATTATTCGAGGTGGAAACAGCTGATGGAGAAAAGCAAAAAACATTACCACATAAGCGTGTAGTCATTGATCCGCTCGAGGACATTAATCCGAAACAAATTTTAAATTATTTACGCCATCCATCGCCAGCAGTCGGTTTTTTAATGACACAATTGAAAAAAGCACAGCAAGAGCAAAAGCCATTACAAGCGGAGTGGAGCGCATTACAAGCGTTTTATGAACGTCAGCCAAAATGGCAAGAAGTTTTAGCGTTTGTTACGAAACCACTTTCTACCGTAAATGAAGCCGAGCCATTGACAGAAGAAATGGCAACCAAATTATACGGGGAAGATTTTTTAGCAAGTGTATCCCGTATTGAAAAGTTTTACAGCTGTCCGTATTCTCATTTTGCTTCGTATGGATTGAAGTTGCAAGAACGTGCGGAATTTAAATTGGAAACATTCGCAATGGGCGATTTATTCCACGAAGCGATTCGCAAAATTTTGTCTGATAATGAACGACCAATTCCATTGAATAATTACCGTGCCTGTTATGAACAAGCGGATGAAACGGTAACGAATTTAGTAAATTATTTTTCATACAGCATTTTGAAAAGCAGTCATCGTTTTGAATACATTAAAACGAAGCTCGTGAAAATTGTCGCGCGCACATTATTCGCGCTCATTAATCAAAGTGAGCTATCGAAGTTTAAAGCGATTGCTCATGAAAAACCTTTTGGAAAACGCGATGAGAAAAACGCGGAAAAGGATGATGAGAATCCATTACAGCCGCTAGAAATTGAACTTGAAAATAATCGTAAAATGTATGTGCGTGGACAAATTGACCGAATTGATGCATACAAAGATGCGGAAAATTTATATTTACGTGTCATTGATTATAAATCGAGCGGACGAAAATTAGACTTTACAGAAGTGTATAACGGCATTTCGATGCAATTATTAACGTATTTAGATGTCGCGTTGCGGAATGTTCCGATTTTAGCAAAGGAAAGTAAGTTCGTAAGTGATTTATCCGAGCTTGAAAATATTATTGTACAAGCAGCAGGTATGTTCTATTTGCATGTGCATAATCCACTCATTCAAACAGAAGATTATACGGAGCTTGAAAAAATTGAAGGGTTGCGTCAAGAAAAATTTAAATTGAGTGGCTATATGTTGAAAGACGTGGAAGTTGCGCAATTAATGGATACGTCATTAGAGCCGAGTAAAACGTCGATTATCGTACCCGCCGCATTTAAAAAGGATGAAAATTTGGAGTTTAATGGACGCTCATCAAAAGTAATTGAGCCAAAAAATATGGAAAACCTTCAGCAATTCGTTCACCATAAATTACAACATGCAGGCAATGAAATTTACCGAGGAAATACGGAAATTAAGCCTTATAGTTTGAGCAATCATACGGCATGTACGTTTTGCAGTTATAAGTCCGTTTGTCAATTTGATCAAGCAGAGGCGGGCAATCGTTTTAATGAATTGAAAAAACAATCGGAGCAAGAAGTATTTGAAAATATTGAAAAGGTGGTATGTGTGCATGATGATTCCAACTAA
- the addA gene encoding helicase-exonuclease AddAB subunit AddA has protein sequence MMIPTKPENVQWTDVQWKAIYASGHDILVSAAAGSGKTAVLIERLIQKILAPEDRRIDVDELLVVTFTNASAAEMRNRMAEALEKSIAQDPNNAFLRRQLSLLNKAQISTLHSFCLTICREYAYTIDLDPGFRLASTEEAALMQDDVLMDVLEKAYRGDMAHLFTKEELYALVDSFATDRSDQAIEKLLQEMYKVSRVQPDPYEWLRALPEKYDNDEQMPIDDLQIAQEIRPMIITNLKEVVARLEKGYQIVSVQPALQKNEPLFANEYRAAKQVLEAMESGTWEEAYTLLPLIKFDRIKAVTKKDTEEDQRFYSIAKGYRDQAKEMLATLSETFFARHPKLYVREMAETKPIMETLVKLTVEFSEAFKQAKQERGLLDFSDLEHYALEILSHAEIKTTPPTPSEVAMNFKERFKEVLVDEYQDVNLLQETILQLVKSGDEANGNLFMVGDVKQSIYAFRLAEPRLFLEKYKRFDENPVNNGMKIDLNANFRSRSEVLDGTNYVFEQIMDEEVGEIIYDEQAKLKFGASYDEQQVPVELVLLEGDSKLQTVANSDGDGDEEESISAAQQEARYIIMRIQEMVRGGAQVYNPKTKSMRPISYRDIVVLMRSRTWYATFAEEFKMAGLPLYAETDGGYFESLEVMIMLNTLKVIDNPYQDIPLASVLRSPFIGLTENELAAIRLMNGKVPFYEALKQYMVKASGEMAIATEQKLQKFLTLHEKWRNFSRHGSLADLIWQVYLDTSYFEMVGAMVNGKQRQANLRALHDRALSYEKTSFRGLFRFLRFIDRMQSRGDDLGIAKSIGEADDVVTLLTIHKSKGLEYPVVFLAGMSRGFNTKDLGNRYIFDQDFGLAIKSVNPDLNVMSTSLPHLYVKEKKLAKMKAEEMRVLYVAMTRAKEQLILVGSIKDWEKQKEDWSFYQDLEETVLPSYTRSKANHYLSWVGPAVARHGDFLLAQYGKQKEANLTTQWFVNIISNDAFLASGTEEETVETEQIVQVDESLVDLLTQRFLTTYPYEHAVTKKSKTSVSELKRLESLQRMEEEQVYNSNAGNYVKANVPSFMLKKKERKLSATEMGTAVHAVMQHIPQEGFQTLAETAEFIQSLVSRELLQQIEADVIEAEKVLAFFNTDVGQRFKHAKQTLREVPFTWSLKDAEGDAQIIQGVIDCLFEDEFGHWVLLDYKTDRIESDILDDLEKIKRKMTKAYHIQLNYYQQAIESIKQVKVNERLLYLYSIGKEVKID, from the coding sequence ATGATGATTCCAACTAAACCGGAAAATGTTCAGTGGACAGATGTACAGTGGAAAGCCATTTATGCATCAGGTCACGATATTTTAGTATCGGCAGCAGCAGGCTCTGGGAAAACGGCTGTATTAATTGAACGCCTTATTCAAAAGATTTTAGCACCAGAAGATCGTCGCATTGATGTGGATGAATTATTGGTCGTGACATTTACAAATGCTTCGGCGGCTGAAATGCGTAATCGGATGGCGGAAGCGCTTGAAAAGTCAATTGCACAAGATCCGAATAATGCGTTTTTACGACGTCAGCTTAGCTTATTAAATAAAGCGCAAATTTCGACGTTGCACTCTTTTTGCTTAACAATTTGTCGTGAGTATGCGTATACGATTGATTTAGACCCAGGTTTTCGTTTAGCAAGTACAGAAGAAGCGGCATTAATGCAAGATGATGTGTTAATGGACGTGCTCGAAAAGGCGTATCGCGGGGATATGGCGCATTTGTTTACGAAGGAAGAGCTTTATGCGCTCGTTGATAGTTTTGCCACGGATCGAAGTGACCAAGCGATTGAAAAGCTATTGCAGGAAATGTATAAAGTATCGCGTGTACAGCCTGATCCGTATGAATGGTTACGCGCATTACCTGAGAAATATGACAATGATGAGCAAATGCCGATAGATGATTTACAAATTGCACAGGAAATTCGTCCAATGATTATTACGAACTTAAAAGAAGTAGTCGCACGTCTAGAAAAAGGGTATCAAATTGTTTCGGTACAGCCAGCACTTCAAAAAAATGAACCCCTTTTTGCCAATGAATACAGAGCAGCGAAGCAAGTACTTGAAGCGATGGAAAGTGGTACGTGGGAAGAAGCGTATACATTATTGCCGCTTATTAAATTTGATCGAATAAAGGCTGTTACGAAAAAAGATACGGAAGAGGACCAGCGTTTTTATAGCATCGCAAAAGGGTATCGCGATCAGGCAAAAGAGATGCTCGCTACTTTATCAGAAACGTTTTTTGCGCGTCATCCGAAGCTGTATGTGAGAGAAATGGCCGAAACGAAGCCGATTATGGAAACACTCGTTAAATTAACGGTTGAATTTAGTGAAGCATTCAAACAAGCAAAACAGGAGCGTGGGCTACTTGATTTCTCGGATTTGGAGCATTATGCGTTAGAAATTTTATCGCATGCTGAAATCAAAACAACGCCACCGACACCTTCTGAAGTAGCAATGAACTTCAAGGAACGCTTTAAGGAAGTGCTTGTGGATGAGTATCAGGACGTCAATTTGCTACAAGAGACGATTTTACAGCTTGTGAAAAGTGGGGACGAAGCAAATGGAAACCTGTTTATGGTCGGCGATGTAAAACAATCTATATACGCGTTTCGATTAGCAGAACCGCGATTATTCCTTGAAAAATATAAGCGGTTTGATGAAAATCCGGTCAATAATGGGATGAAAATCGATTTAAATGCGAACTTCCGAAGTCGTTCTGAAGTATTAGACGGCACGAACTATGTGTTTGAGCAAATTATGGACGAAGAAGTTGGCGAAATAATTTATGACGAACAAGCAAAATTAAAGTTTGGTGCGAGTTATGATGAGCAGCAAGTGCCGGTTGAGCTTGTTTTATTAGAGGGCGATTCGAAACTGCAAACTGTAGCAAATTCAGATGGTGACGGTGACGAAGAGGAAAGTATTAGCGCGGCGCAGCAAGAGGCACGCTATATTATTATGCGCATTCAAGAGATGGTCCGAGGCGGGGCACAAGTATATAACCCAAAAACAAAATCAATGCGTCCGATCAGTTACCGAGATATCGTCGTGCTCATGCGCTCGCGTACTTGGTATGCAACGTTTGCAGAGGAGTTTAAGATGGCGGGACTCCCACTTTATGCTGAAACAGATGGTGGATATTTTGAGTCATTAGAAGTGATGATCATGTTGAATACGCTCAAAGTAATCGACAATCCATATCAAGATATTCCGCTTGCATCTGTGTTACGTTCGCCTTTTATTGGTTTAACGGAAAATGAGTTGGCGGCCATTCGTTTAATGAACGGGAAAGTGCCGTTTTATGAAGCGTTGAAGCAATATATGGTCAAGGCATCTGGTGAAATGGCGATTGCTACTGAGCAAAAGCTACAAAAGTTTTTAACGCTCCATGAAAAATGGCGTAACTTTTCACGTCATGGCTCACTTGCAGATTTAATTTGGCAAGTGTATTTAGATACGAGTTACTTTGAAATGGTCGGGGCTATGGTGAATGGCAAACAGCGCCAGGCCAATTTACGCGCGCTTCATGACCGTGCGTTAAGCTATGAAAAAACATCCTTCCGTGGCTTATTCCGTTTTTTACGATTTATCGACCGAATGCAGTCGCGCGGGGACGATTTAGGGATTGCCAAATCAATTGGTGAAGCCGATGATGTGGTTACGCTATTAACGATTCATAAATCAAAAGGCTTGGAATATCCTGTCGTTTTCTTAGCGGGGATGAGTCGTGGATTTAACACGAAAGATTTAGGTAACCGCTATATTTTTGATCAAGATTTTGGACTGGCGATTAAGTCGGTTAATCCAGATTTAAATGTTATGTCCACTTCATTGCCACATCTATATGTGAAGGAAAAGAAGCTGGCTAAAATGAAGGCTGAGGAAATGCGTGTTCTTTATGTAGCAATGACCCGTGCAAAGGAGCAGTTAATTTTAGTTGGTTCGATTAAAGATTGGGAAAAGCAAAAAGAAGATTGGTCATTCTATCAAGATTTAGAGGAAACAGTATTGCCGAGTTATACGCGTTCGAAAGCAAATCATTATTTAAGTTGGGTGGGACCGGCTGTTGCAAGACACGGGGACTTTTTACTTGCACAATATGGAAAACAAAAGGAAGCAAATCTTACAACGCAGTGGTTTGTAAATATCATTTCAAATGATGCATTTTTAGCATCTGGGACAGAGGAAGAAACAGTGGAGACGGAGCAAATCGTACAAGTGGATGAATCGCTTGTGGATTTATTAACGCAACGCTTTTTAACGACGTATCCATATGAACATGCGGTGACGAAAAAATCCAAAACTTCCGTTAGTGAGTTGAAACGTTTAGAAAGTCTTCAAAGAATGGAAGAAGAGCAAGTTTATAATTCAAACGCAGGAAACTATGTGAAAGCGAATGTTCCGAGCTTTATGCTAAAGAAAAAGGAACGCAAGCTATCCGCAACAGAAATGGGTACAGCGGTGCATGCGGTCATGCAGCATATACCTCAGGAAGGTTTTCAAACACTAGCAGAAACAGCGGAATTTATTCAATCACTCGTTTCACGCGAGTTATTACAACAAATTGAAGCGGATGTAATCGAGGCGGAAAAAGTACTTGCTTTCTTCAATACAGATGTAGGCCAACGCTTTAAGCATGCGAAACAAACTTTGCGTGAGGTCCCATTTACTTGGAGCTTAAAGGATGCTGAGGGAGATGCGCAAATTATTCAAGGGGTCATTGACTGCCTATTTGAAGATGAATTTGGTCACTGGGTGCTGCTTGACTATAAAACGGATCGGATTGAAAGTGACATATTAGACGATTTGGAGAAAATTAAACGAAAAATGACAAAAGCGTATCACATTCAATTAAACTATTATCAACAAGCTATTGAATCCATTAAACAGGTTAAAGTGAATGAGCGTTTATTGTATTTATATAGTATTGGGAAAGAAGTGAAAATTGATTAG
- a CDS encoding DUF418 domain-containing protein — protein MNFRPVGTQERIATLDVLRGFSLLGILLVNMFGFYLPMPHIASLEDWFTSAQDIILQQLLDIYVQSSFYPLFSMLFGYGLAMQFLKAKASGTNFYKFAPKRMVILFCVGMIHAVLIWWGDILATYAFCGIFLIALIRLPAKWLLFIAIVVNGLYHSTMLGLYALTGIFNQSMEVLSVDITAIQNAITAYGVGTWTDTFMQRLDDLAVQMNPFMWISALFTILPYMLIGAAFAKWKLIERAREKLVTWFVLAIVGLGIGIYLKALPIASAQTYGYEYLQVFVGGPILAIGYIAVVVLMCLLPIAVKILAPIAKAGRMSMTLYIMQSIICTTLFYHWGFGLFGQVDVQMGIYIAIALFIVQILFAELWFSKFKQGPLEAAIKRLTYGKILSEK, from the coding sequence GTGAACTTTCGGCCAGTTGGTACGCAGGAGCGAATTGCCACGCTTGATGTTTTACGTGGCTTTAGCTTGCTCGGAATTTTATTGGTAAATATGTTCGGATTTTACTTACCGATGCCTCATATTGCAAGTTTAGAGGATTGGTTTACTTCCGCGCAAGACATCATTTTACAACAACTTTTAGATATTTACGTACAAAGTAGTTTTTACCCGTTATTTTCTATGTTATTCGGGTATGGATTAGCAATGCAGTTTTTAAAAGCGAAAGCATCGGGCACAAACTTTTATAAATTTGCACCAAAACGAATGGTCATTTTATTTTGTGTAGGTATGATTCACGCGGTCTTAATTTGGTGGGGAGATATTCTAGCGACGTATGCTTTTTGTGGTATATTTTTAATCGCTTTAATACGTTTACCTGCAAAATGGCTATTGTTTATTGCGATTGTTGTGAACGGATTATACCATAGTACGATGTTAGGTTTATATGCGCTTACTGGTATTTTCAATCAATCGATGGAAGTGTTGTCAGTAGATATTACCGCGATTCAAAATGCTATTACGGCTTATGGTGTCGGCACATGGACAGATACTTTTATGCAACGTTTAGATGATTTAGCTGTTCAAATGAATCCATTTATGTGGATTTCTGCATTGTTCACGATTTTACCTTATATGCTCATTGGAGCGGCATTTGCGAAGTGGAAGTTGATTGAACGTGCGAGAGAAAAGCTCGTCACTTGGTTCGTATTAGCAATTGTTGGTTTAGGGATAGGAATTTATTTAAAGGCGCTCCCAATTGCATCTGCTCAAACATATGGTTATGAATATTTACAAGTATTCGTAGGAGGACCAATTTTGGCGATTGGTTATATTGCAGTCGTCGTATTAATGTGTCTGCTCCCGATTGCGGTAAAAATATTAGCGCCGATTGCCAAAGCTGGTAGAATGTCCATGACGCTTTATATTATGCAATCGATCATTTGCACAACGCTATTTTATCATTGGGGCTTTGGATTATTTGGGCAAGTGGATGTTCAAATGGGGATTTACATTGCTATTGCTTTATTTATCGTTCAAATTTTGTTTGCAGAGCTATGGTTTTCGAAATTTAAGCAAGGACCACTTGAAGCAGCGATTAAAAGATTAACTTATGGGAAAATATTATCAGAAAAGTAA
- a CDS encoding fumarylacetoacetate hydrolase family protein, whose product MKLLSFKLNGQVKFGPKVKKEEAVWDVIEIQKQLNILPTFPETIIEGIALGFDFVEQVRKLVDAAQKAENGAQFKYAFSEIEWLSPIPRTPKNIICVGKNYDDHAKEMGAEQAPEDIMIFTKSPTAIAADESTLPVHADKTDSLDYEGELAIVIGKRGKDVPKGMAFDYIFGYTIANDLTARDLQQKHKQFFLGKSLDGSCPMGPYLVTKDEIPDPHALSIVTKVNGEVRQNGSTKDMMFTVSDIIAILSKHVTLEPGDVILTGTPAGVGKGMNPPTFLKAGDEVKISIEGIGTLANRFE is encoded by the coding sequence ATGAAATTGTTATCTTTTAAATTAAATGGACAAGTAAAGTTCGGCCCGAAAGTGAAAAAAGAAGAAGCAGTATGGGATGTCATTGAAATTCAAAAACAGTTAAATATACTCCCTACGTTTCCTGAAACTATTATTGAAGGTATAGCATTAGGTTTTGATTTTGTAGAGCAAGTACGCAAATTAGTAGACGCTGCACAAAAAGCTGAAAATGGTGCGCAATTTAAATATGCTTTTTCAGAAATCGAGTGGCTTTCTCCAATTCCGCGCACACCTAAAAATATTATTTGTGTTGGTAAAAACTATGATGATCACGCAAAAGAAATGGGTGCAGAACAAGCACCGGAAGATATTATGATATTTACAAAGTCACCTACTGCCATTGCAGCGGATGAATCAACATTACCAGTTCATGCAGATAAAACGGATTCTCTTGATTATGAAGGTGAGCTAGCAATTGTTATTGGAAAACGCGGGAAGGACGTTCCAAAAGGGATGGCCTTTGATTATATTTTCGGCTATACAATTGCCAATGACCTTACTGCGCGTGACCTTCAACAAAAACATAAGCAATTTTTCTTAGGGAAAAGCTTAGATGGCAGCTGTCCAATGGGTCCGTATTTAGTAACAAAAGATGAAATTCCAGACCCACATGCCCTGTCAATTGTGACGAAAGTAAATGGAGAAGTACGTCAAAATGGCTCGACAAAAGACATGATGTTTACGGTGTCGGATATTATTGCGATTTTATCGAAACATGTCACATTAGAGCCAGGAGATGTTATTTTAACAGGTACGCCTGCTGGGGTTGGCAAAGGGATGAATCCACCAACATTTTTAAAAGCTGGCGATGAGGTGAAGATTTCAATCGAAGGCATCGGCACATTAGCAAATCGCTTTGAGTAA
- a CDS encoding YisL family protein, translating to MGFLVSGTHLHITTWVIALVLFFIAALAGKKLTGVHMGLRLMYILMIISGGALFLEYRSAYGMNYDMKVLFAILVIGFMEMILVRKNKGKSVTVFWGLFAIALAVTLYLGLSSGIGSKF from the coding sequence ATGGGCTTTTTAGTTAGTGGTACACATTTGCATATTACAACATGGGTAATTGCTTTAGTACTGTTCTTTATTGCGGCATTGGCAGGCAAAAAATTAACAGGTGTACATATGGGATTACGTTTAATGTACATTTTAATGATCATTTCTGGGGGCGCATTATTCCTAGAATACCGTAGTGCATATGGAATGAACTATGATATGAAAGTTCTTTTCGCTATTTTGGTAATTGGTTTCATGGAAATGATTTTAGTACGTAAAAACAAAGGCAAATCAGTTACTGTATTTTGGGGATTATTCGCAATTGCTTTAGCGGTAACATTGTATTTAGGTTTAAGCTCAGGAATCGGTAGCAAATTCTAA